One segment of Ipomoea triloba cultivar NCNSP0323 chromosome 12, ASM357664v1 DNA contains the following:
- the LOC115998013 gene encoding uncharacterized protein At3g17950-like yields the protein MAAGQENGWPLGLRHPHNLRIRRFNGSIVSFDTTASPTSISGFSSDLDTQSTGSFFRDNSITLGSLMGISNLVELSRRSSTRRTRQPLRSESSVVKSKKTCLFSLCYRLNSSDDEDMMKTAMAPSLGYLLEVERRASARFYQPNHQFSADSSSSHLSLSYLCGYFCH from the exons ATGGCAGCTGGTCAG GAAAACGGGTGGCCGCTGGGGCTGCGCCACCCACACAATCTCAGAATCCGGCGATTCAATGGATCAATCGTTTCTTTCGACACTACAGCTTCCCCTACCTCCATTTCTGGTTTTTCCTCTGATCTTGACACTCAg TCAACTGGTTCTTTTTTCCGGGACAATAGCATCACGCTAGGAAGTCTCATGGGAATCTCCAACTTGGTGGAGCTGTCCAGAAGATCATCAACTCGGAGGACAAGACAACCTTTGAGAAGCGAAAGTAGCGTGGTCAAATCCAAGAAAACATGTCTGTTTTCTCTGTGTTACAGGCTCAACAGTAGTGACGACGAGGATATGATGAAAACCGCCATGGCTCCTTCTTTGGGTTACCTTCTGGAAGTTGAGAGGAGAGCTTCTGCAAGGTTTTACCAACCAAATCATCAATTCTCTGCAGATTCCAGTAGTTCTCATCTATCTTTGTCGTATTTATGCGGATACTTCTGCCATTAA
- the LOC115999297 gene encoding WD repeat-containing protein 44-like: protein MDRKRTLKLNWSNLGRLDDDDQFFEPKDRLSCAGPIDLVGFDSDDSDDEFEDSRLSLSEAAFTNSFRAGLQAITQKHAQKQPSMNMADYGMWMAEPGDIKERRKRLHQGMGLVSNKDLLNKVTSSKIGRAISRKPPDSFGKKDNKFLSKKEESFKAIPRVMSRKPPDPGKLMNKFESRKGTFKVKGAASTPSPPIPQKPIQNQEKKEVIKEPEPEPKEPKKPAAAPEEPPPAEEPPEEEEENEEDEAAAFPFMLVRSRSEGDIDSFSANTKKRREEMLGPGVSKHRLIRTHSELTSYRTGIKQLTGPVIVTKRKKRKKKRGSSQTTSMTDECFGSFFLIKNLDTGKEFIVKECNEKGMWNKLSDLQTGKQLTMEEFEKHVGYSRMVKELMHRAHGRSDSKINMNSYISKSVRYSKKTSVALMKNIKDVANSMSLKITDKDPTLPPVDQKPKKNYTGSSEWIKVQQQGKTLKEFTGLQLCQEIQAHEGSIWTIKFSWDNHYLASAGEDKVIHIWEVQDVEVIKPTDEQGNLKAKAPSTKKKDGSVPEYVSMPDAVFSFSDKPLCTLTGHQDEVLDLSWSKSKLLLSSSMDKTVRLWNIEGQNCLKMFAHNDYVTCVQFNPTDDEHFISGSLDAKVRIWNVPDRKVVDWIDQKDLVSALCYAPDGEAVIIGLQKGICRVYRITDCKLEEEDQFDVEPKKKTQNKKITGFQFHGTNPAELLITSADAYIRTHDGTNFTQKYKGFKITTGQISASYGQDGKYVVCASEDSQVYVWKREEVKNVGGKPRYVTVQAHENFPCKDVSVAISWPGTDTKNEQPSTPLSSKKQQAEEESEQPTDTTDSATPPSSESPSPSHSHTRSSSWSILPADAAAAQATAWGMVIVTASSGGEIRVYQNFGLPVKVKGQANLFIA from the exons ATGGATCGGAAGAGGACGTTGAAGCTGAACTGGAGTAATCTGGGAAGATTGGACGACGACGATCAATTCTTTGAACCCAAGGACCGTCTCTCCTGCGCCGGCCCGATCGATTTAGTGGGCTTTGATTCCGACGACAGCGACGATGAGTTCGAGGATAGCCGTTTGTCCCTATCGGAAGCCGCATTTACCAACAGCTTCCGTGCAGGCCTGCAGGCGATTACCCAGAAACATGCCCAGAAACAGCCCTCTATGAACATGGCAGATTACGGCATGTGGATGGCCGAGCCAGGCGATATAAAGGAGCGTCGCAAACGCCTTCACCAAGGAATGGGGCTGGTGAGCAATAAGGATCTCCTCAACAAGGTCACGAGCTCAAAGATCGGACGGGCTATTTCAAGAAAGCCCCCGGAttcttttgggaagaaagataaTAAGTTTTTATCTAAAAAAGAAGAATCGTTCAAGGCGATCCCTAGAGTCATGTCAAGAAAGCCCCCAGATCCTGGGaaattaatgaataaatttGAGTCCAGAAAGGGAACTTTCAAGGTTAAAGGTGCCGCTTCTACCCCTTCTCCTCCTATCCCACAAAAACCCATCCAAAATCAAGAGAAAAAGGAGGTGATTAAGGAGCCGGAGCCGGAGCCTAAGGAGCCCAAGAAGCCGGCGGCGGCGCCGGAGGAGCCGCCGCCGGCGGAGGAGCCgccggaggaggaggaggagaacgAAGAGGATGAGGCGGCGGCGTTCCCATTTATGCTGGTCCGGTCAAGATCAGAAGGCGATATAGATTCTTTCTCAGCAAACACTAAGAAGAGGAGAGAAGAAATGCTTGGCCCGGGGGTATCAAAACACCGTCTAATAAGAACACACTCCGAACTAACATCATACAGAACCGGAATAAAACAACTCACCGGCCCAGTGATCGTGACAAAACGAAAGAAACGCAAAAAAAAGAGAGGATCGTCCCAGACGACTAGTATGACAGATGAGTGTTTCGGGTCATTTTTCTTGATAAAAAATCTGGACACGGGGAAGGAGTTTATCGTGAAAGAGTGCAACGAAAAGGGGATGTGGAATAAACTGAGTGACCTCCAGACGGGGAAGCAATTAACCATGGAGGAATTCGAGAAACATGTGGGGTATTCAAGGATGGTTAAGGAGCTAATGCACAGAGCACATGGGAGATCAGACAGTAAGATAAACATGAACTCTTATATTAGCAAGAGTGTCAGGTACAGCAAGAAAACCAGTGTGGCTCTGATGAAGAACATAAAGGATGTGGCGAATTCCATGAGTTTGAagatcacagataaggatcccACTTTGCCTCCTGTTGATCAGAAACCCAAGAAGAATTACACGGGGTCGTCGGAGTGGATTAAAGTTCAGCAGCAAGGGAAAACCCTAAAGGAATTTACAGGGCTGCAGCTGTGCCAGGAAATCCAGGCTCATGAGGGCTCAATATGGACTATCAAGTTCAGTTGGGATAATCATTACCTAGCGAGTGCTGGGGAGGATAAAGTGATTCACATATGGGAAGTTCAAGATGTTGAGGTTATTAAACCCACAGATGAACAAGGGAATTTGAAGGCCAAGGCCCCCTCTACTAAAAAGAAGGACGGTTCTGTTCCTGAGTATGTGAGCATGCCGGATGCTGTGTTTTCTTTCTCAGACAAGCCACTCTGCACTCTCACAGGCCACCAGGATGAAGTCCTGGACCTGTCTTGGTCAAAATCCAAG CTCCTACTTTCTTCTTCCATGGACAAAACCGTTAGGCTTTGGAACATAGAAGGCCAGAACTGTCTGAAAATGTTTGCACACAATGACTATG TTACTTGCGTACAGTTCAATCCCACAGATGATGAACACTTCATCAGCGGATCACTAGATGCAAAGGTTCGGATTTGGAACGTGCCAGATCGAAAAGTTGTAGATTGGATTGATCAGAAAGATTTGGTCAGTGCCCTTTGCTATGCTCCTGATGGAgag GCTGTCATAATTGGTTTACAAAAAGGCATCTGTCGGGTGTATAGAATCacag ATTGCaaacttgaagaagaagatcagtTTGATGTTGAACCAAAGAAAAAAACCCAGAATAAAAAGATCACTGGTTTTCAG TTTCATGGAACAAATCCAGCAGAACTGCTAATAACCTCTGCCGATGCTTACATCCGTACCCACGATGGAACGAATTTCACCCAAAAATATAAAG GTTTCAAAATCACAACCGGGCAAATTTCAGCTTCGTATGGGCAAGACGGAAAGTATGTGGTGTGTGCAAGCGAAGACTCTCAGGTGTACGTGTGGAAGAGAGAAGAAGTCAAAAACGTAGGAGGGAAACCAAGATACGTCACCGTCCAAGCTCACGAAAACTTCCCTTGCAAAGACGTTTCAGTGGCCATTTCATGGCCCGGCACCGACACAAAGAATGAACAGCCATCAACGCCACTTTCATCCAAGAAGCAACAAGCTGAAGAAGAATCCGAGCAACCCACAGATACAACAGATTCAGCAACTCCACCCAGCAGTGAATCTCCTTCCCCATCTCACTCTCATACTCGGTCTTCTTCCTGGAGTATTCTGCCGGCTGACGCCGCCGCAGCCCAGGCAACGGCGTGGGGGATGGTGATTGTGACGGCAAGTTCAGGGGGCGAGATAAGGGTGTACCAAAATTTTGGATTGCCTGTCAAAGTCAAGGGGCAGGCCAATCTATTCATTGCATAG